From Cannabis sativa cultivar Pink pepper isolate KNU-18-1 chromosome 8, ASM2916894v1, whole genome shotgun sequence, a single genomic window includes:
- the LOC115701032 gene encoding uncharacterized protein LOC115701032 isoform X2, with protein sequence MVPDPDLIGFMTRLVVQLCVVCCVCLTMTPATGTPSSEPTTSSSSKSTMETPMFPPPQQPTSSEPQNEPPVEESQSKPLNSQVAKTGEPGGKQSCNESRQHVVPYTIPPWSEPPGHNFYFEVLKEGSMTNQVHVYEKGAYIFGSVDLCDFVLEHPTVSRFHAVLQFKRSGEAYIYDLASTHGTFINNNQVNEKSYVDLHVGDVLRFGQSSTLYIFRGPPNLMPTEADLERIRNIMSPEEVLDREASLQRVRREASVGDGVSWSIGEDATKEAKENTDEETWQTYKGQLTQKQPKTREKDIMEEENCNQQLNRDDLAESLNDLFTSVFAMVKSEVQGSNNNLELLEKMNLRIAEEYNGYGDVASGLRVFVEQLKSKSSSFDEYARQIDTIEQQVIEFEAVISMLDRYVSMLESKLLSATSHTNPSL encoded by the exons ATGGTCCCTGATCCAGACTTGATCGGATTCATGACTCGTCTTGTAGTTCAGTTGTGTGTTGTGTGTTGCGTGTGCCTGACCATGACACCAGCCACGGGTACGCCAAGTTCCGAACCCACAACCTCCTCCTCTTCAAAATCTACAATGGAGACCCCCATGTTTCCTCCCCCCCAACAACCTACTTCTTCAGAACCCCAAAACGAACCTCCCGTTGAAGAATCCCAATCAAAACCCCTCAACTCCCAAGTTGCGAAAACTGGTGAACCCGGTGGCAAGCAGAGTTGCAATGAGTCCCGTCAACATGTCGTTCCGTACACGATTCCCCCTTGGAGTGAACCTCCCGGCCACAATTTCTACTTTGAAGTTCTAAAGGAAGGTTCTATGACAAATCAAGTCCATGT ATACGAGAAAGGAGCTTATATATTTGGGAGTGTGGACCTCTGTGACTTTGTACTTGAGCATCCCACCGTTTCTCGCTTTCACGCAG TTCTCCAGTTCAAAAGAAGTGGAGAAGCTTATATTTATGATCTTGCTAGTACTCATGGTACTTTCATCAACAATAATCAG GTGAACGAAAAGAGCTATGTGGATTTACATGTTGGTGATGTCCTTCGATTTGGACA GTCATCTACTTTGTACATTTTCCGAGGACCACCAAATTTAATGCCAACA GAGGCTGACTTGGAGAGGATTAGAAATATTATGAGCCCAGAAGAGGTGCTAGATCGGGAAGCTTCACTTCAACGAGTAAGACGTGAAGCATCTGTTGGTGATGGTGTCTCATGGAGCATAGGAGAAGATGCTACTAAAGAGGCTAAG GAGAACACAGATGAAGAAACTTGGCAGACATACAAAGGACAACTAACACAGAAGCAACCAAAAACCCGTGAAAAGGATATAATGGAGGAG GAGAATTGTAATCAACAATTGAATCGGGACGATTTGGCTGAGTCGCTCAACGATCTTTTCACTAGTGTGTTTGCCATGGTCAAATCAGAGGTTCAG GGCTCAAACAACAATTTAGAGCTATTGGAAAAGATGAATCTCCGAATAGCAGAGGAATACAATGGCTATGGAGACGTGGCTTCGGGACTTAGGGTTTTCGTAGAGCAACTGAAGTCCAAAAGCTCTAGTTTCGATGAATATGCGCGGCAAATAGACACCATTGAGCAACAAGTGATTGAGTTTGAGGCTGTAATCTCTATGCTTGACAGATATGTATCTATGTTGGAGTCTAAACTTCTATCTGCTACTTCTCATACTAATCCATCCCTTTAA
- the LOC115701032 gene encoding uncharacterized protein LOC115701032 isoform X1 yields MVPDPDLIGFMTRLVVQLCVVCCVCLTMTPATGTPSSEPTTSSSSKSTMETPMFPPPQQPTSSEPQNEPPVEESQSKPLNSQVAKTGEPGGKQSCNESRQHVVPYTIPPWSEPPGHNFYFEVLKEGSMTNQVHVYEKGAYIFGSVDLCDFVLEHPTVSRFHAVLQFKRSGEAYIYDLASTHGTFINNNQVNEKSYVDLHVGDVLRFGQSSTLYIFRGPPNLMPTEADLERIRNIMSPEEVLDREASLQRVRREASVGDGVSWSIGEDATKEAKENTDEETWQTYKGQLTQKQPKTREKDIMEEKENCNQQLNRDDLAESLNDLFTSVFAMVKSEVQGSNNNLELLEKMNLRIAEEYNGYGDVASGLRVFVEQLKSKSSSFDEYARQIDTIEQQVIEFEAVISMLDRYVSMLESKLLSATSHTNPSL; encoded by the exons ATGGTCCCTGATCCAGACTTGATCGGATTCATGACTCGTCTTGTAGTTCAGTTGTGTGTTGTGTGTTGCGTGTGCCTGACCATGACACCAGCCACGGGTACGCCAAGTTCCGAACCCACAACCTCCTCCTCTTCAAAATCTACAATGGAGACCCCCATGTTTCCTCCCCCCCAACAACCTACTTCTTCAGAACCCCAAAACGAACCTCCCGTTGAAGAATCCCAATCAAAACCCCTCAACTCCCAAGTTGCGAAAACTGGTGAACCCGGTGGCAAGCAGAGTTGCAATGAGTCCCGTCAACATGTCGTTCCGTACACGATTCCCCCTTGGAGTGAACCTCCCGGCCACAATTTCTACTTTGAAGTTCTAAAGGAAGGTTCTATGACAAATCAAGTCCATGT ATACGAGAAAGGAGCTTATATATTTGGGAGTGTGGACCTCTGTGACTTTGTACTTGAGCATCCCACCGTTTCTCGCTTTCACGCAG TTCTCCAGTTCAAAAGAAGTGGAGAAGCTTATATTTATGATCTTGCTAGTACTCATGGTACTTTCATCAACAATAATCAG GTGAACGAAAAGAGCTATGTGGATTTACATGTTGGTGATGTCCTTCGATTTGGACA GTCATCTACTTTGTACATTTTCCGAGGACCACCAAATTTAATGCCAACA GAGGCTGACTTGGAGAGGATTAGAAATATTATGAGCCCAGAAGAGGTGCTAGATCGGGAAGCTTCACTTCAACGAGTAAGACGTGAAGCATCTGTTGGTGATGGTGTCTCATGGAGCATAGGAGAAGATGCTACTAAAGAGGCTAAG GAGAACACAGATGAAGAAACTTGGCAGACATACAAAGGACAACTAACACAGAAGCAACCAAAAACCCGTGAAAAGGATATAATGGAGGAG AAGGAGAATTGTAATCAACAATTGAATCGGGACGATTTGGCTGAGTCGCTCAACGATCTTTTCACTAGTGTGTTTGCCATGGTCAAATCAGAGGTTCAG GGCTCAAACAACAATTTAGAGCTATTGGAAAAGATGAATCTCCGAATAGCAGAGGAATACAATGGCTATGGAGACGTGGCTTCGGGACTTAGGGTTTTCGTAGAGCAACTGAAGTCCAAAAGCTCTAGTTTCGATGAATATGCGCGGCAAATAGACACCATTGAGCAACAAGTGATTGAGTTTGAGGCTGTAATCTCTATGCTTGACAGATATGTATCTATGTTGGAGTCTAAACTTCTATCTGCTACTTCTCATACTAATCCATCCCTTTAA